DNA from Evansella sp. LMS18:
GTGTTAGGAGGTTTCACAGTTAACCGAAATCAGCTATGTTAAAAATCGTTTAAAAACCGCTTTTCCCTGTTGGCATGATAGTTGCATTAATAGAGTCATTGAAAGACGAATTTTTAAAATAAGGGAGGAAAAGGAAATGGCAGAAAACAGAGCAGTTGCTTATATGGAACCAGGTAAGGTGGAAGTGCAGGACATTGGTTTTCCGGATCTCGTCTTAAGGGACGGCCCGGGGGTAAACCCTCTTAACGTCGGCCGTAAATGCGACCATGGGGTTATCCTTAAAGTGGTCACCACAAACATATGCGGGAGCGACCAGCATATGGTACGGGGGAGGACAACAGCTCCGTCAGGACTCGTTTTAGGGCATGAAATCACCGGAGAAGTAATTGAAGTGGGCAGGGATGTGGAGTTCATTAAAAAGGGAGACCTCGTATCGGTTCCTTTCAATATTGCCTGCGGCAGGTGCCGTAGCTGCAAAGAAAGGGATACTCATATTTGCGAAAACGTGAATCCCGACCGTCCTGGATCCGCTTACGGGTATGTGGATATGGGAGGATGGGTCGGAGGCCAGTCTGAATATGTAATGGTCCCCTATGCGGACTTCCAGCTGTTAAAGTTTCCGGATAAAGACCAGGCAATGGAGAAAATCCGTGATTTGACAATGCTTTCCGACATTTTCCCTACAGGGTACCATGGAGCAGTCAGTGCTGGTGTAAAACCAGGTTCGACAGTTTATATTGCAGGGGCAGGGCCTGTTGGTCTCGCAGCGGCTCATTCAGCACAATTATTGGGTGCTTCTGTGGTTATCGTAGGAGATTTAATCAGCGAAAGACTGGAACAGGCCCGAAGTTTTGGCTGCGAAACAGTAAACCTCCGGGAACATCCGGATCTTGGTGAGCAAATTGAACAGATTCTTGGAGTGCCCGAAGTAGATTGTGCTGTAGACTGTGTAGGTTTTGAAGCATCAGGGCACGGGGCTGACGCCGGAGAATCGCCTGCTGCGGTACTTAATTCTATCATGGACGTTACTCGGGCAGGAGGGCGCCTTGGCATCCCGGGGCTCTATGTTACGGGAGATCCAGGAGGAATCGATGAAGACGCCAAAATCGGCACCTTAAAAGTCCGGTTAGGTTTAGGCTGGGCTAAAGCTCATACATTTGTTACTGGACAAACACCGGTTATGAGGTACCACAGGGAATTAATGTCTGCTATTTTAAGCGGAAGGGCCCAAATTGCCAATGCGGTAAATGCCACCGTTATTTCTTTGGAAGAAGCACCGAGAGGATATCAGGAGTTTGACCAGGGAGCAGCCAGGAAGTATGTAATTGACCCTCACGGACTTGTTAAATAGGGGGTTGAGATGGATTCTCCGGTTTTGTTGAAGAGGTGTATTGCTGAAGGCATTGGAACAGCGCTGCTCGTACTGATTGGCGCAGGGACAGCTGCGTTCAACGGAGTGATCACGGCAAATAATAATCAGCCGGCGACACTTGCTGATATAGGCGTAATAAGTTTTGCGTTTGCGATCATTGTGCTTGGTATGATCTATACAATTGGCAGGATTTCTGGCTGCCATATAAACCCGGCAGTGACTATAGGTTTAGCGTCTTCGGGAAACTTCCCCTGGAAAGAAGTACCGGCATATCTGGCAGCCCAGTGTATCGGAGGATTGATCGGCGCTTTCGGTATTATTGCTGTTCTTGGAATGGATGGTGTCCAGGCCGGGAATCTGGGAGCTACAGTTCTTGCCCCGGAAACAAGCTATGTACAGGGGATTGCCATTGAAGCGATGGCAGCATTTATCCTGATGTTTGTGATAATGGGAATAGCTGTGGCTCCAGGCGCACCTAAAGAATGGGGAGGCCTGGTCATCGGCCTTACCGTAGGAGGAATCATTATGCTTGTAGCAGGAGCTACTGGCGGTTCCTTTAATCCCGCCAGGACACTTGGTCCATACACAGTAAGCAGCATATTCAACGGAAATATCAACTGGGTTCAGTTTCCTGTCTACGTCATTGGGCCTGTCATTGGGGCAGTGGCAGCTGCTTTTACGTATAAAGCCATATCCAGTTCGGAACGGAAAGAGGCGGAAGTGGCTGTCCCTGGGGATCCTCCTGGCAGGGAGGCAATGAAGCAATAGCAAAAAGACTGGCTGGCAGTAGTCAGTCTTTTTAATTTGCCAGCAACTATCTAAATGGATAGAGCCCTGAAAAACTATAAAACATCTTATCCCGGATGACGATTGCAGTCACCAGACACTCCTTCCCTGCAGGAAAAACAAATTTCTGTTTTATCAGAATTTACAGGATTATCATTTCAAAAAAAGGGTACAGGTACTTAGTGAATTACAGACGAGGATTTTGCCATGCTTTTGAATCGAATGAACGGTAAAATAAATCCAGCGGGAAGAGGGTGCTGTCCGGATGAATTCTTTTTCAAAAAACAATAAGCTTTCCGAAGAACAGGTGGAAGTCTTTAGCAGCTCGGGGATTGAATCACTGGAGGAAAAGAAATCAGTCAGGAAGATCACAGAGGAGCTGCAGAATATGGGTGTTGATGCCGATATTATCAGTGGCCGGAAAAACCTGGAGAGCGAAACATAATCCATAGGAAAACGCCAGAGGAACTCGGACTCTGGCGTTTTTTGCGAATCACTTTATTCCGTTTTTTTAAATCCCAGCTCGGCCAGGGCTTGCTGAAGGTTTGCCCTTGTCGCGATATTCTTGAAGTCTATTCCCAGATTAGTCACTGTCTGTGCAATACTTGGACGGACACCGCTGATGATCGCTTCGATTCCCAATAATTTTAAAGCGGAAATGATAGAAAACAGCTCGTTGGAAACCATCGTATCCATGACAGGCACCCCGGAGATGTCAAAAACAACATACTCCAGTCCCATTTGAGACGCTTCACTTAAAGCCACATCCTGGATTCTTGCTGCACGGTGAGTATCGATTGCTCCTACAAGAGGGATTACAGCTAGCCCTTTTGCTACAGGAACTACCGGTACAGAAAGCTCCTCCAGAGCAGTGTATGCTTCGTCTGCCAGCATACGGGTATACTCATCATGCCGTTCCCCAACAATTCTCATTACCAAATCACAAAGGCGGTTTATTTTTTTGGATACTTCGATGACCGCCATGGGAGTTATCCGGTTTTGTTTTAATTCTTCATCGAAATAGTCCCATATCATTGGCTGATAAAGTGAGATGATTCTTAAAGCTTCCGATAAGGAAACATTGTATTCCAGAGTTAGCTGTGCGGTCCGTTTCGCCCATTCTTCAACTTGTTTTCTGATTTCATCCTCATTTTTGTAGAGTATTTCTCCGCAAAATCGGATTAAGCTGCCCCTCAATTGCAGATAGTCTTCCTCCGGCATGCCATTTTTTCCAAAGTGTTCATCGGCATGTTTTTCTATTTCCTTACTGAACCTCCGTGCAAGCTCTTCCTGGTTTTCGACAATCTTCTTTCCTATGTAGTGAAACTCTTTATCCATCCAATTCCCCTTTCTGTTAAAAAGTTTATGTACAAGGTCAGTCTATACATGATGTATTTTTCAGCAGGCTTTCACCTCTTATAAAGCGAGTGCTTTATGCCGCCGTTAAGTTTAATTTCAAAAAATCGGTCCTCTTTAACGGCAGTATAACATGTTACAAAAGTATTACCAAAGGAACGCCCTTAAAAGGGTGGCACCTGAAAACATGAGTCCTGCCTGCTTACAAGCGGTGAAATAAACGAAAACAAGCATTTGAACAGGGCTGTGTCCTGCCAAATGCTTGTATTTGAATCAATTTCATAATTCAAGATTTTCATCATTAATACGAATATTATCAAAAATATTACTTTGTTGTTCGATTTACGCTACAGACGGACGCGTTCTGCGGGCACGGCTTCAACTAATTTTTGACGGCTGAACGCCGTAAAAAATGGATTTTCAGCTCGCGCTTTTCCCGCCAGAGTCGCCGTCTTACGCTGCAATCGAAAAGTAATGTTCGTCTTTTTTTATGCAAAGTCTATATATGAAACTCATTCATTTAAAAGAATTTAATCATTTCCCTGCTCTCCTGAAAACCTTGAAGGGGCAGACTTATCAATCATAATCTACATAAATTACTTCCCCT
Protein-coding regions in this window:
- the fdhA gene encoding formaldehyde dehydrogenase, glutathione-independent encodes the protein MAENRAVAYMEPGKVEVQDIGFPDLVLRDGPGVNPLNVGRKCDHGVILKVVTTNICGSDQHMVRGRTTAPSGLVLGHEITGEVIEVGRDVEFIKKGDLVSVPFNIACGRCRSCKERDTHICENVNPDRPGSAYGYVDMGGWVGGQSEYVMVPYADFQLLKFPDKDQAMEKIRDLTMLSDIFPTGYHGAVSAGVKPGSTVYIAGAGPVGLAAAHSAQLLGASVVIVGDLISERLEQARSFGCETVNLREHPDLGEQIEQILGVPEVDCAVDCVGFEASGHGADAGESPAAVLNSIMDVTRAGGRLGIPGLYVTGDPGGIDEDAKIGTLKVRLGLGWAKAHTFVTGQTPVMRYHRELMSAILSGRAQIANAVNATVISLEEAPRGYQEFDQGAARKYVIDPHGLVK
- a CDS encoding MIP/aquaporin family protein; translation: MDSPVLLKRCIAEGIGTALLVLIGAGTAAFNGVITANNNQPATLADIGVISFAFAIIVLGMIYTIGRISGCHINPAVTIGLASSGNFPWKEVPAYLAAQCIGGLIGAFGIIAVLGMDGVQAGNLGATVLAPETSYVQGIAIEAMAAFILMFVIMGIAVAPGAPKEWGGLVIGLTVGGIIMLVAGATGGSFNPARTLGPYTVSSIFNGNINWVQFPVYVIGPVIGAVAAAFTYKAISSSERKEAEVAVPGDPPGREAMKQ
- a CDS encoding STAS domain-containing protein; amino-acid sequence: MDKEFHYIGKKIVENQEELARRFSKEIEKHADEHFGKNGMPEEDYLQLRGSLIRFCGEILYKNEDEIRKQVEEWAKRTAQLTLEYNVSLSEALRIISLYQPMIWDYFDEELKQNRITPMAVIEVSKKINRLCDLVMRIVGERHDEYTRMLADEAYTALEELSVPVVPVAKGLAVIPLVGAIDTHRAARIQDVALSEASQMGLEYVVFDISGVPVMDTMVSNELFSIISALKLLGIEAIISGVRPSIAQTVTNLGIDFKNIATRANLQQALAELGFKKTE